The following coding sequences lie in one Pontibacter sp. G13 genomic window:
- a CDS encoding HD domain-containing protein, producing the protein MMDPMNGIVIDALQFAAEKHRNQRRKDAQQSPYVNHLILVTHLLWNEGGVRDPEVLAGGILHDTIEDTETTSEELTARFGERVTKMVLEVTDDKSLPKAERKLRQVKKAGSISHEAKQIKLADKCANLTDLRDHPPHDWPAERLLGYVDWAERVVQATGLSDHGLNLHFNQLADSLRTNLGQVELG; encoded by the coding sequence ATGATGGACCCTATGAATGGTATCGTCATCGATGCCCTCCAATTCGCCGCCGAAAAACACCGCAATCAGCGCCGCAAGGATGCCCAACAAAGTCCGTATGTCAATCACTTGATCTTGGTCACGCATCTACTGTGGAATGAAGGCGGAGTGCGTGATCCAGAAGTCTTGGCAGGCGGAATTTTGCATGATACTATTGAGGACACAGAAACTACCTCTGAGGAATTGACCGCTCGATTTGGGGAAAGAGTCACAAAAATGGTCCTTGAGGTGACCGATGACAAGTCGCTTCCCAAAGCTGAGCGTAAGCTTCGACAGGTGAAAAAAGCGGGTTCTATTTCCCATGAAGCCAAGCAGATCAAGCTCGCGGACAAATGCGCCAACTTGACCGATCTCAGAGACCATCCTCCGCATGATTGGCCTGCAGAAAGACTGTTGGGCTATGTGGATTGGGCGGAGCGGGTCGTTCAAGCAACCGGCCTTTCAGACCACGGACTCAATCTGCATTTCAACCAATTGGCTGACTCGCTTCGAACCAATTTGGGACAGGTAGAACTCGGTTGA
- a CDS encoding SnoaL-like domain-containing protein → MSTSASSTCKSNVEELYQMINTGQMLDAFEKFYADDVVMIEATGEVRKGKDISREFEKKFLAGIKEIHGGGTPYIAANEDAGVTFVETWMDVTFQDGNRVKMEQIARQKWDGDKIVEERFYYNAAGMM, encoded by the coding sequence ATGTCAACTTCCGCTAGTTCAACTTGCAAATCCAACGTCGAAGAATTGTACCAGATGATCAACACTGGTCAAATGCTGGATGCCTTCGAAAAATTCTACGCCGACGATGTCGTCATGATCGAAGCCACCGGAGAAGTCCGAAAAGGAAAGGATATCAGCCGAGAATTTGAAAAGAAGTTTCTGGCTGGAATCAAAGAGATCCACGGTGGTGGAACTCCCTATATCGCTGCCAATGAAGATGCTGGGGTGACATTTGTGGAAACTTGGATGGACGTGACCTTCCAAGATGGAAACCGGGTCAAGATGGAGCAGATTGCTCGCCAAAAATGGGATGGAGACAAAATCGTGGAGGAGCGATTCTACTACAATGCTGCCGGAATGATGTAG
- a CDS encoding CUB domain-containing protein, with product MSRKRRSFPQLVKITYLMVGLMGMGMWNLHAQNPYAAYFEEAYRANPSIPRGMLEAVAYTQTRMNHLEPEASCQGLPTYVGVMGLVEDGKGYFENTLNKVAYLSGYTIQEIKEDPRINILAYAKAYSQVLANKRLASRSVEAQQPVVLELSEIPQDDGSLVNQFAQDQQYYAILKEMESGHGTANHRRRSINYEQAFGKENLRVLSAPTVTVTDTSATAPSGERYAASRSSTCSASKKRADYMGAFWKSAHSNNFGSRNGEEIKYITIHTIQGSYASALAWFRNRRAGVSAHYVIRASDGQVTQMVCENDKAYHVKADNPYSIGIEHEGFIHDGASWYTQEMYESSAALVRDIISRHDLDGSKAYGGPPTDGINHLSNSCYHIKGHQHFNGNNHIDPGPYWDWDKYYRLINGTPKPEKFTAKRGEIFDNGGRNGNYTDQIRKTYLIQPEGATQAMISFRKFELEGDANRAYDYLDVYDGTNASGKLLGRFTGKNVPRNLIAKSGAFFLEFRSDCQVNKAGFHITYTSKQSSSSCANPTALTTTSVSPIGATLEWSYPAVPDKFVVKVIRNLENKPYTYTTHFPKITLSGLSANADYVWQVQAVCGNDSSAVIGGSFSTPNIPRNTDPEVYTFRTSQGRFYDTGGSFAGYTNNEHYVYRIIPEDGGRVELKFQRFDTEEEHDLMIIHDGVNTNSPILDTLQGTLTEFPTYSSSGNGLSIRFISDNRTQRPGWTSSWRSIGGTPPEIPEPDDQGGTGVDPVFGDIDPTEQTKFDPELNFNPRAPRTIADLSSSYSKSFTVEFDDQDKSGRGLANRFFCIAQMGPSGLKSNPDKGYFNDDFQYGLGDEWKTYAGTWRVSKGVLYQTDVNSGNTGLHTKLKQRASQVYVYNWQAMMKGTKNNHRHGLHFFASDPSQSNRGNSYFVWIRESNGKDYVEIYKTWQNKFDRKIRKEVELDAGVVYDYKVIYNPQKGRIEAYVNNDFICSWVDSYPLEKGEYMSIRSADCQLSLDNLRVFVRRSVTAPITVGNGPDADLAPNGKFSVFSLVVDRNIRWSPIGRSNSVIGNGQSDGGNSGDESGNGGLPVYGNDFPVKLKHPSALESYFLPADFDGSRWGANEKLGFFLDDFEYPRLDNKWVSIAGSWKVANGNLIQSNTTEGNTNLYAKLAQSDDGPVLYHWKAKMLSSGDNKRFGLHFFADDGRKNNRGNSYLAWFRFNDSKADQVEIYRNVNDKLGQKVVKNTKLSTGQWYDYKVLYDPNMGYIEVFINDQLVCSWRDTEGPFQQGSAISFRTGDCEMEIDQVHVYKMVKSTTTTIKVGTQPTDMLRYESRQGQAAARILSVHIDQQKRWSKLSERKARIDF from the coding sequence ATGTCGCGAAAACGCCGTTCGTTCCCTCAGTTAGTGAAAATCACCTACTTGATGGTAGGTCTCATGGGGATGGGCATGTGGAATCTTCACGCCCAAAACCCCTATGCAGCATATTTTGAGGAAGCCTATCGAGCTAATCCCAGCATTCCCCGGGGGATGTTGGAAGCGGTTGCCTATACGCAAACTCGCATGAACCATCTCGAACCCGAAGCTTCCTGCCAAGGGCTCCCCACCTATGTGGGCGTCATGGGTCTTGTGGAAGATGGAAAAGGCTACTTCGAAAACACGCTAAACAAGGTTGCCTACCTCTCTGGGTACACTATTCAAGAGATCAAGGAAGACCCTCGAATCAATATCCTGGCCTATGCCAAGGCATATTCTCAAGTACTGGCCAACAAAAGGCTGGCCAGTCGAAGTGTCGAAGCTCAACAGCCTGTAGTGCTTGAATTGAGTGAAATCCCTCAGGATGATGGCTCTTTGGTGAATCAGTTCGCTCAAGATCAGCAATATTATGCCATCCTAAAGGAAATGGAAAGCGGTCATGGAACTGCCAATCATCGCAGAAGATCCATCAATTACGAACAAGCATTTGGCAAGGAAAACCTGAGGGTACTTTCAGCACCAACGGTTACCGTAACCGATACCAGTGCAACTGCCCCATCCGGAGAGCGGTACGCAGCATCTAGATCTTCCACTTGTTCTGCCTCTAAAAAAAGAGCAGACTACATGGGAGCATTTTGGAAATCAGCGCACTCCAACAACTTCGGATCGAGAAATGGAGAGGAAATCAAGTACATCACGATTCACACAATCCAAGGCTCTTATGCGAGTGCACTGGCATGGTTCCGAAATCGCCGAGCTGGCGTATCCGCGCATTATGTGATCCGGGCTTCCGATGGTCAGGTCACTCAAATGGTCTGCGAAAACGACAAAGCCTATCATGTAAAAGCGGACAACCCGTATTCAATTGGTATCGAGCATGAAGGATTCATCCACGATGGAGCTTCTTGGTACACGCAAGAAATGTATGAAAGCTCAGCAGCGTTGGTTAGAGATATCATTTCTCGACATGACCTCGACGGTTCCAAAGCATACGGCGGACCTCCAACGGATGGAATCAATCATTTGAGTAATTCCTGCTACCATATCAAAGGCCACCAGCACTTCAACGGAAACAACCATATAGACCCGGGTCCATACTGGGATTGGGATAAATATTATCGCTTGATCAATGGCACACCCAAGCCGGAAAAGTTTACTGCCAAACGAGGAGAAATTTTCGATAATGGAGGTAGAAATGGAAACTACACCGATCAAATCAGAAAAACCTATTTGATTCAGCCGGAAGGAGCCACTCAAGCGATGATCAGCTTCCGGAAATTTGAGCTGGAAGGAGATGCCAATCGAGCCTATGACTACCTAGATGTCTATGACGGCACCAATGCAAGTGGAAAATTGCTGGGAAGATTCACCGGAAAAAATGTCCCGAGGAATCTGATTGCCAAATCTGGCGCATTCTTCCTGGAATTCCGCTCTGATTGTCAAGTCAACAAAGCTGGCTTTCACATCACCTACACTTCCAAACAATCCAGTTCTAGCTGCGCCAATCCTACAGCTTTGACCACAACCTCTGTTTCTCCCATCGGGGCGACCTTGGAATGGAGTTATCCGGCAGTTCCCGATAAATTTGTGGTCAAGGTCATCCGAAACTTGGAGAACAAACCCTACACGTACACCACCCATTTCCCCAAAATCACCCTCTCCGGACTCTCGGCAAATGCTGATTATGTATGGCAGGTTCAAGCCGTATGTGGAAATGATTCGTCCGCGGTGATTGGAGGATCGTTCAGTACACCCAATATTCCCCGAAATACCGATCCGGAGGTCTATACCTTTCGGACCAGTCAAGGAAGATTTTATGATACAGGTGGGTCATTCGCAGGCTACACCAACAATGAGCACTATGTCTATCGAATCATTCCTGAAGATGGGGGTAGAGTAGAGCTAAAGTTTCAGCGATTTGATACTGAAGAAGAGCATGACCTGATGATCATTCATGACGGGGTGAATACCAACTCCCCTATCTTGGATACCCTTCAAGGAACCTTGACCGAGTTTCCGACCTATTCCTCCTCCGGAAATGGCTTGAGTATCCGATTCATTTCAGACAATCGCACCCAGAGACCCGGGTGGACTTCTTCATGGAGAAGTATCGGAGGAACGCCACCAGAAATTCCCGAGCCCGATGATCAGGGAGGCACAGGGGTAGATCCCGTGTTTGGCGATATTGATCCAACAGAGCAGACCAAATTTGACCCGGAACTCAATTTCAACCCACGAGCTCCACGGACCATTGCTGATCTCTCGAGTAGTTATTCGAAGTCATTTACCGTGGAATTCGATGATCAGGACAAAAGCGGCAGAGGACTGGCCAATCGGTTCTTCTGTATTGCACAAATGGGACCATCAGGGCTGAAATCAAATCCAGATAAAGGATACTTCAATGATGATTTCCAATATGGATTGGGGGATGAATGGAAAACGTATGCAGGTACATGGCGTGTTTCCAAAGGGGTTTTGTACCAAACAGATGTAAACTCCGGCAACACCGGTCTCCATACCAAACTCAAGCAGCGAGCGAGCCAAGTCTATGTCTACAATTGGCAAGCGATGATGAAGGGGACTAAAAACAATCATCGCCACGGCCTGCACTTCTTTGCCAGTGATCCTTCCCAAAGCAATCGAGGCAACTCTTATTTTGTTTGGATCAGAGAGTCCAACGGCAAAGACTACGTGGAAATCTACAAGACTTGGCAGAACAAATTCGATCGTAAAATCCGCAAGGAAGTCGAGTTAGACGCGGGGGTGGTGTATGATTACAAGGTCATTTACAATCCTCAAAAGGGCAGAATCGAAGCATATGTTAACAATGATTTCATCTGCTCCTGGGTGGATAGCTACCCACTCGAAAAGGGGGAATACATGTCCATTCGCTCGGCGGATTGTCAGCTTTCATTGGATAATCTTCGCGTCTTTGTCAGAAGATCTGTGACAGCTCCCATTACCGTTGGAAATGGACCGGATGCAGATTTGGCCCCGAACGGCAAGTTCTCTGTATTCTCTTTGGTGGTGGACCGAAATATTCGATGGTCTCCAATCGGACGAAGCAATTCTGTAATTGGGAACGGACAATCTGATGGCGGTAATAGCGGCGACGAAAGCGGAAATGGTGGATTGCCGGTTTATGGAAATGATTTCCCCGTCAAGCTCAAACACCCCAGTGCGCTTGAAAGCTACTTCCTGCCCGCTGATTTTGATGGTTCGCGATGGGGAGCCAATGAGAAACTCGGATTTTTCCTCGATGATTTCGAATATCCAAGACTGGACAACAAATGGGTCTCCATTGCTGGAAGTTGGAAAGTAGCCAATGGCAATCTCATTCAATCGAATACAACAGAAGGAAATACCAATCTGTATGCGAAATTGGCCCAATCCGATGATGGACCCGTCCTGTATCACTGGAAAGCCAAGATGCTTTCATCTGGTGACAACAAGCGATTTGGCCTCCACTTCTTTGCTGATGACGGACGGAAAAACAATCGCGGAAACTCCTATTTGGCTTGGTTCAGATTCAATGATTCCAAGGCGGATCAAGTAGAGATTTACAGAAATGTAAATGACAAATTGGGACAAAAGGTAGTCAAGAATACCAAGCTTTCCACCGGACAATGGTATGATTACAAAGTCCTCTACGATCCTAACATGGGATATATCGAGGTATTCATCAATGATCAACTGGTCTGTTCATGGAGGGATACCGAGGGGCCATTCCAGCAGGGATCGGCCATTTCATTCCGAACTGGAGACTGCGAAATGGAGATCGACCAAGTCCATGTCTACAAAATGGTCAAGTCGACAACGACCACCATCAAGGTAGGTACTCAGCCCACAGACATGCTTCGCTATGAAAGTCGCCAAGGACAGGCTGCTGCAAGAATTCTAAGTGTGCATATCGACCAGCAAAAAAGGTGGTCTAAGCTTTCAGAGCGCAAGGCACGGATCGATTTTTAG
- a CDS encoding DNA gyrase/topoisomerase IV subunit A, whose amino-acid sequence MAENPINNGQESHEETHVTAVSGLYENYFLDYASYVILERAVPLLDDGLKPVQRRILHALKEMDDGRFHKVANVIGQTMQFHPHGDAAIGDAMVNIGQKELLIDTQGNWGDSRTGDRAAASRYIETRLSKFGLHVAFNPKITEWQLSYDGRKKEPVSLPMKFPLVLAQGVEGIAVGLSTKIMPHNFVELIKASIQILKGRKTKLLPDFPTGGMMDASNYQGGKRGGKLRVRGHIEVQDKSTLLVKSIPYSTTTTSLIDSIIKANDKGKIKIKKVVDNTAQDVEIQIDLPSGISPDVTIDALYAFTDCEVSISPNACLILDDTPVFLTVDEILKLSTDRTRDLLRQELEITLAELREKYLFSSLEKIFIENRIYRDIEECETWEAVLETIDKGLEPYKPQFYREITEDDITRLTEIRIKRISKFNSFKADELMRQLQEDIEQNEHHLANLTDYAIEYFEDLLKKFGKDRGRKTEITTFDNIQVQQVAVANQKLYVNYKEGFVGYGLKKDEGEYLKDCSDLDDLIVFRSDGKYIVTKVQDKAFVGKNILHVDVWKKGNERKVYHAIYRDPVSSKNYIKRFAVTAITRDREYDVTNGAKGAKLIYFTAHENSEAEVVTVYLTQNCRAKNKVFDFDFSELAIKGRSSQGNVLTKYPIRRIAQKSVGASTQGGLKIWYDETVGRLNVDGRGQFLGEFEGEDSVMVIHKDGSYELLDYELTHRFDLNKTVLVSKFNPEQVITAVHYDGESKQYYVKRFTVETTTRNKPFLFISEADNSKLVLASVEPNVHIQYFATIKGTQKEEVQLNLSEFIGVKGWRATGNKLDKRKVTRIKQIEVEMPAENQGSLQTGDSVEWSGDDVNTDSAQTDLFE is encoded by the coding sequence ATGGCAGAAAATCCCATCAACAACGGTCAGGAATCTCACGAAGAAACGCATGTCACAGCCGTATCAGGACTCTATGAAAACTACTTTCTGGATTACGCCTCTTACGTAATTCTGGAGCGTGCGGTACCCTTGTTGGATGATGGATTGAAACCGGTCCAGCGCCGGATTCTGCATGCCTTGAAGGAAATGGATGATGGACGATTCCACAAGGTCGCCAATGTGATCGGTCAAACGATGCAATTTCACCCGCATGGTGATGCCGCAATTGGCGATGCGATGGTGAATATCGGCCAGAAGGAACTGCTGATCGATACGCAGGGAAACTGGGGGGATTCGAGGACTGGGGACCGAGCTGCTGCCTCACGATATATCGAGACCAGGCTGTCCAAGTTCGGTTTGCACGTCGCATTCAATCCCAAAATCACCGAGTGGCAGCTCTCCTATGATGGTCGAAAAAAGGAACCGGTGAGCCTTCCGATGAAATTCCCATTGGTGTTGGCCCAGGGAGTTGAGGGGATTGCAGTGGGATTGTCGACTAAGATCATGCCTCACAACTTTGTGGAGCTGATCAAGGCTTCGATTCAGATCCTTAAAGGCCGTAAAACCAAATTGCTCCCTGATTTCCCTACCGGAGGAATGATGGATGCCTCGAATTACCAAGGCGGAAAGCGTGGTGGTAAATTGCGTGTCAGAGGCCATATCGAGGTGCAGGACAAATCGACGTTGCTGGTCAAGAGTATCCCCTACTCTACGACGACTACTTCCTTGATCGATTCCATCATCAAGGCGAATGACAAAGGCAAGATCAAGATCAAAAAGGTGGTGGACAACACTGCCCAAGACGTTGAAATTCAAATTGACTTGCCATCAGGAATTTCGCCGGATGTGACGATTGATGCTTTGTATGCATTCACGGACTGTGAGGTGTCGATCTCTCCGAATGCCTGTTTGATTCTCGATGATACACCTGTGTTCCTCACGGTAGATGAAATCCTCAAATTGTCCACAGATCGGACTCGGGATCTACTCCGTCAGGAACTTGAGATTACTTTGGCAGAGCTTCGTGAGAAGTACTTGTTTTCTTCCTTGGAAAAAATCTTCATCGAAAACCGCATCTATCGCGATATCGAGGAATGTGAGACTTGGGAGGCTGTGCTCGAAACTATCGATAAAGGCTTAGAGCCATACAAACCCCAATTCTATCGAGAAATCACCGAAGATGATATTACCCGTCTGACAGAGATCCGAATCAAGCGGATTTCAAAATTCAACTCCTTCAAGGCGGATGAATTGATGCGTCAGTTGCAAGAGGACATTGAACAGAATGAGCATCATCTGGCAAATCTCACCGACTATGCCATCGAATACTTCGAGGATTTGCTGAAAAAATTCGGCAAAGACCGAGGCCGGAAAACGGAGATCACCACCTTTGACAATATCCAAGTTCAGCAGGTGGCTGTGGCCAATCAAAAACTCTATGTCAATTACAAAGAAGGGTTTGTGGGCTACGGTCTGAAAAAGGATGAAGGCGAATACCTCAAGGATTGTTCAGATTTGGATGACCTCATTGTCTTCCGTTCGGATGGCAAATACATCGTCACCAAGGTCCAGGATAAGGCATTCGTTGGAAAAAACATTCTCCATGTGGATGTCTGGAAAAAGGGCAATGAACGCAAAGTTTATCATGCCATTTACCGCGATCCGGTTTCTTCCAAAAACTATATCAAGCGATTCGCAGTGACCGCCATCACTCGAGACCGCGAGTATGATGTGACCAATGGTGCTAAAGGAGCGAAGCTGATCTACTTCACTGCTCACGAGAATAGCGAGGCAGAAGTAGTGACGGTGTATTTGACTCAGAATTGCCGCGCCAAAAACAAGGTCTTCGATTTTGACTTTTCAGAGTTGGCGATTAAAGGCCGTTCCTCGCAAGGAAATGTCCTCACGAAATATCCCATCAGGAGGATTGCCCAAAAATCTGTGGGAGCATCTACACAAGGCGGCCTCAAGATCTGGTACGATGAAACGGTCGGGCGACTCAATGTCGATGGACGCGGTCAATTCCTTGGAGAATTTGAAGGGGAAGATAGCGTCATGGTCATTCACAAAGACGGTAGCTATGAATTGCTGGATTACGAATTGACCCATCGATTTGACCTTAATAAAACCGTACTGGTCAGCAAATTCAATCCAGAGCAAGTGATCACTGCGGTGCATTACGATGGTGAGAGCAAACAGTATTATGTCAAGCGCTTCACCGTCGAGACCACCACAAGGAACAAGCCATTCCTCTTTATCAGTGAAGCGGACAACTCTAAGCTGGTGCTGGCAAGTGTCGAGCCCAACGTGCATATCCAATATTTCGCCACGATTAAGGGAACTCAAAAAGAGGAAGTACAGCTCAATTTGTCTGAGTTTATCGGGGTCAAAGGTTGGAGAGCCACTGGCAATAAGCTCGACAAGCGGAAGGTAACTCGTATCAAACAGATTGAAGTAGAAATGCCTGCTGAGAATCAAGGTTCCCTCCAAACGGGCGATTCCGTGGAGTGGTCGGGAGATGATGTAAACACCGATTCAGCCCAAACAGATCTTTTCGAATAG
- a CDS encoding NFACT RNA binding domain-containing protein, whose translation MHFHHYTLVHLDRWLQSEHSGTRIHRCFSQNRNELVIELDETFLRVGCHTPLTFIVPSDEYAKARKNVVELFPQLTGAKVLNTRVVPNERTWIWELSDGFELVFKMHGISANIILLQHGVVVQLFNSQRAEDLSYEETPGAFHPEALNQSVEHQEKAVLDALRSVSMIFEKRFAKYVLDRMDAGVSFGEAVNKTIEMAKNDSFYIAKDREKAVFYLFPPDASLPSIQVRGIVPALQMFLKCHYQMSAYRAQFKAGDKLFKKPFEKFTKVHASYQKNIDQLRSERNPEEIGHILMANLHAIEPGVKKVKLADFYQEGDITIKLDPAKSPQDNAAKYYDKHRQRKAKLTYLEDQIGELEEKLLTAEMDLIDFRTLVPPADLVLTPNGFDPEQLKAMKQVTRKLASAQREEARDKYPFRHFKKSGYDIFIGKNAKNSDELSFKFAAKTDLWLHVKDVPGSHVIIRQKPGKDLPHEVLEYAASLAAYFSKRKTDTLVPVQYTPRKFIRKRKGDPPGLVAVDREKVIMVEPLKPE comes from the coding sequence ATGCATTTCCACCACTACACATTGGTTCACCTCGATCGCTGGCTTCAATCCGAACATTCAGGAACCCGCATTCATCGCTGTTTTTCGCAAAATCGCAATGAGTTGGTGATTGAGTTGGATGAAACATTCCTCCGAGTAGGCTGTCATACTCCCTTGACATTCATCGTGCCCTCAGACGAATATGCCAAAGCTCGCAAAAACGTGGTGGAACTATTTCCCCAGCTGACAGGAGCGAAAGTTCTGAACACACGGGTTGTTCCAAATGAAAGAACCTGGATCTGGGAATTGTCGGATGGATTCGAGCTGGTCTTCAAAATGCACGGCATCAGTGCCAATATCATTTTGCTTCAGCATGGGGTGGTCGTTCAACTCTTCAATTCCCAGCGTGCGGAGGATTTATCCTATGAGGAAACACCCGGAGCATTTCATCCTGAGGCACTCAACCAATCGGTTGAACACCAAGAAAAAGCGGTCCTAGATGCATTGAGAAGTGTTTCGATGATCTTCGAAAAACGATTTGCCAAGTATGTTCTCGATCGAATGGATGCTGGAGTATCATTTGGCGAAGCCGTGAATAAGACCATTGAAATGGCTAAAAACGACTCCTTTTATATCGCCAAGGATCGAGAAAAAGCGGTCTTCTACCTATTCCCGCCAGATGCTTCGCTCCCTTCCATCCAAGTTCGGGGGATCGTTCCTGCCCTTCAGATGTTCCTGAAATGCCACTATCAGATGAGTGCCTACCGGGCCCAATTCAAGGCTGGAGACAAACTCTTCAAAAAACCTTTCGAGAAATTCACCAAGGTTCACGCTTCCTACCAAAAGAACATTGACCAGCTTAGGTCTGAGCGAAACCCTGAAGAAATAGGCCATATTTTGATGGCAAACCTCCACGCCATCGAGCCCGGAGTGAAGAAGGTCAAGCTTGCAGATTTTTATCAGGAGGGCGATATCACGATCAAGCTCGATCCAGCAAAGTCTCCGCAAGACAATGCGGCCAAGTATTACGACAAGCACCGACAGCGCAAAGCCAAGCTTACTTATCTGGAAGATCAGATCGGAGAATTGGAAGAGAAACTCCTAACGGCCGAGATGGATTTGATTGACTTTAGAACGCTTGTCCCTCCGGCAGATCTAGTCCTAACGCCCAATGGCTTCGATCCAGAGCAGCTTAAAGCCATGAAGCAGGTTACCAGAAAACTGGCCAGTGCTCAACGGGAGGAAGCTCGAGACAAATATCCTTTCCGACATTTCAAGAAGTCTGGGTACGATATTTTCATCGGGAAAAATGCCAAAAACAGCGATGAGCTCAGCTTTAAATTTGCAGCAAAAACCGATCTCTGGCTTCACGTCAAGGATGTTCCCGGGTCTCATGTGATCATTCGCCAGAAACCTGGGAAGGATTTGCCTCACGAGGTATTGGAGTATGCCGCTTCATTGGCGGCTTATTTTTCAAAGCGAAAGACCGACACACTCGTTCCAGTCCAATACACTCCCAGAAAATTCATCCGAAAACGAAAAGGAGATCCGCCAGGCCTGGTGGCTGTAGATCGCGAAAAGGTGATCATGGTGGAACCGCTAAAACCTGAATGA
- the tsaB gene encoding tRNA (adenosine(37)-N6)-threonylcarbamoyltransferase complex dimerization subunit type 1 TsaB: MKQEVRTGPFILAIETATSIGSVAVMDRDQLLAVMEVRKDRTHAKLIAPMIQTILSDLELSMDQLSAVAVSAGPGSYTGLRVGVSTAKGLCMAQDLPLISVGSLELLASGVQDLAKQLDAWICPMLDARRMEVYAAVFDSEMNPQQEVKPVIMEAGTLDELLADRKIIFVGDGVQKCIPLLKEHPNAILLPKQLSSAADMAMPAWEKFEQKAFEDLVAYEPFYLKSFVATKSKKKFF, translated from the coding sequence ATGAAGCAGGAAGTACGTACAGGACCCTTCATTCTGGCAATAGAAACAGCCACCTCCATCGGTTCAGTGGCAGTTATGGATCGAGATCAACTCCTCGCAGTCATGGAAGTTCGAAAAGATCGAACACATGCTAAACTGATTGCGCCCATGATCCAGACGATTCTTTCCGATCTGGAGCTATCCATGGACCAATTATCTGCGGTGGCAGTTTCTGCAGGACCGGGGTCTTATACGGGATTGCGGGTAGGAGTTTCAACTGCGAAGGGACTTTGTATGGCTCAAGACCTCCCATTGATTTCTGTTGGATCATTGGAACTGCTTGCCTCAGGTGTTCAAGATCTGGCTAAGCAATTGGATGCGTGGATCTGTCCCATGCTGGACGCTCGGCGAATGGAAGTGTATGCAGCTGTTTTCGATTCTGAGATGAATCCACAACAGGAGGTCAAACCCGTGATCATGGAAGCAGGTACGCTGGATGAATTGTTGGCAGATAGGAAAATCATCTTTGTTGGAGATGGCGTGCAGAAATGTATCCCTTTGTTGAAAGAACATCCCAATGCCATCTTGCTCCCTAAGCAGCTATCCTCTGCCGCTGATATGGCTATGCCTGCATGGGAAAAATTCGAACAGAAAGCCTTTGAAGACCTGGTCGCCTATGAGCCTTTTTATTTGAAAAGCTTCGTTGCCACCAAATCAAAGAAGAAGTTCTTCTAA
- a CDS encoding HD domain-containing protein produces MNMTGNLLETIRFATDQMNGEVDSFGTPKLNLAIDMASLLWQAGEVRDQKTLIAAILSPLADSDIQAVIPQIFGDKVWSYIQASLRPEQLEVPYFQRLAMDSEREKLTAGRQILLAFWATTLTHWSRNPEVPKAEAMTRWEHAQTQLKGFAGTHPHLDKMVQAAAEEWNSIMSSTPQSS; encoded by the coding sequence ATGAATATGACCGGTAATCTGTTGGAAACCATTCGATTTGCTACAGATCAAATGAATGGGGAAGTCGATTCTTTTGGAACGCCCAAACTAAATTTGGCCATCGACATGGCTTCATTGCTTTGGCAAGCAGGCGAAGTCAGGGATCAAAAGACCTTGATCGCAGCTATTTTGTCGCCCTTGGCCGATTCTGATATTCAGGCCGTTATTCCTCAGATATTTGGAGATAAGGTGTGGTCCTACATTCAGGCGAGTCTTCGACCCGAACAACTGGAAGTGCCTTATTTCCAGAGATTAGCCATGGATTCGGAGCGTGAAAAACTCACAGCAGGTAGACAGATTCTACTGGCATTTTGGGCCACGACCCTCACGCATTGGAGCCGAAATCCCGAAGTGCCAAAGGCAGAAGCCATGACTCGATGGGAACATGCTCAAACCCAACTGAAAGGATTTGCAGGAACTCACCCCCATCTCGATAAAATGGTTCAAGCCGCTGCCGAGGAATGGAATTCGATCATGTCATCCACCCCACAATCTTCCTAA